Proteins from a genomic interval of Thunnus maccoyii chromosome 1, fThuMac1.1, whole genome shotgun sequence:
- the LOC121898476 gene encoding troponin I, fast skeletal muscle-like produces MAEKKMSTCRRNHLKSLLLQIGEAMLKEEAEEKEKEKMMYMEEKCPDLSIPGCMQELQELCRKLHKEIDLVDEERYDMEIKVNKSNKEIDDLKLMVQDLNGKFKKPALKKVRMSADAMLAALLGSKHKVSMDLRANLKQVKKEVKEEEKQTADWRKNIEDKAGMDGRKKMFETEA; encoded by the exons ATGGCAGA aaaaaagatgtcGACGTGCCGGAGGAATCATCTCAAG agCTTGCTGCTGCAGATCGGTGAGGCGATGCTGaaggaagaggcagaggagaaggagaaggagaagatgatGTACATGGAGGAGAAATGCCCTGATCTCTCCATCCCTGGCTGCATGCAGGAGCTCCAG GAGCTGTGCCGAAAACTTCACAAGGAGATCGATCTGGTGGACGAGGAACGATACGACATGGAGATCAAAGTGAACAAGTCCAACAAGGAG ATCGACGACCTGAAGTTGATGGTTCAGGATCTGAACGGGAAGTTTAAGAAGCCGGCCCTGAAGAAGGTGCGGATGTCGGCTGACGCCATGCTGGCCGCCCTGCTGGGGTCCAAACACAAAGTGTCCATGGACCTGAGAGCCAACCTGAAGCAGGTCAAGAAGGAGGTGAAAGAGGAG GAGAAGCAGACCGCCGACTGGAGGAAGAACATTGAAGACAAAGCCGGGATGGACGGCAGGAAGAAGATGTTCGAGACAGAGGCCTGA
- the aph1b gene encoding gamma-secretase subunit Aph-1b, producing the protein MTAAVFFGCTFIAFGPAIALFLFTIAREPLRVIFLIAGAFFWLVSLLLSSLVWFISVQISNKESASQQKGLLIFGVVLSVLLQETFRFAYYKLLKKANEGLLTLSQEETMPISIRQLAYVSGLGFGFMSGAFSVVNILADSVGPGTIGIHGDSQHYFLSSAFMTMAIILLHMFWGVVFFDACEKQRWWAVAAVVISHLIVSCLTFQNPEYVASLVPTYVILFLMGVWAFYSAGGSLRNLKLCLTCKDKDFLLANHRPR; encoded by the exons ATGACGGCGGCGGTGTTTTTCGGCTGCACCTTCATCGCCTTCGGCCCGGCCATCGCTCTGTTCCTGTTTACCATCGCCCGGGAGCCGCTGAGGGTCATTTTCCTCATAGCAGG AGCGTTTTTCTGGCTggtgtctctgctgctgtcgTCTCTCGTCTGGTTCATCTCGGTTCAGATCAGTAACAAAGAGAGCGCATCGCAGCAGAAAGGTCTGCTCATCTTCGGCGTGGTGCTGTCCGTCCTGCTGCAGGAAACCTTCCGCTTTGCTTACTACAAGCTGCTGAA gAAAGCCAATGAAGGCCTCCTCACTCTCAGTCAGGAGGAGACCATGCCCATCTCCATACGGCAGCTGGCCTACG TGTCCGGCCTCGGCTTCGGCTTCATGAGCGGAGCGTTCTCCGTGGTGAACATCCTGGCTGACTCTGTGGGGCCGGGGACCATCGGGATCCACGGAGACTCACAGCACTACTTCCTGTCCTCAG ctttcATGACCATGGCCATCATCCTCCTCCACATGTTCTGGGGCGTCGTCTTCTTCGACGCCTGCGAGAAGCAGCGCTGGTGGGCGGTAGCTGCTGTCGTCATCAGCCACCTCATCGTTTCTTGTTTG ACCTTCCAGAACCCGGAGTACGTCGCCAGCCTGGTTCCCACCTACGTCATCTTGTTCCTGATGGGCGTTTGGGCGTTTTACTCCGCCGGCGGCTCGCTCAGAAACCTTAAACTCTGCCTCACCTGCAAAGACAAGGACTTCCTGCTCGCCAACCACCGGCCCAGATAA